One part of the Pecten maximus chromosome 1, xPecMax1.1, whole genome shotgun sequence genome encodes these proteins:
- the LOC117328356 gene encoding uncharacterized protein LOC117328356 isoform X1 — translation METVYPLLVQRQCILYLYGDSVSFTCTETVYPLLVRRQCILYLYGGSVSFTCTETVYSLLVRRQCILHLYGGSVSFTCMETLYPSLVWRECILYLYGDSVSFTCTETVYPLLVWRECILYLYGDSVSFTCMEGVYPLLVWRQCILYLYGDSVSFTCTETVYPLLVWRQCILYLYGDSVSFTCMETVYPLLVWRECILYLYGGMYPLLVRRQCILYLYGDSVSFTCMEGVYPLLVRRQCILYLYGGSVSFTCIMETVYPLLVQRQCILYLYGDSVSFTGTETVYPLLVRSSVSFTCTEAVYPLLVRRVKIRHLFHPSYKSSDFINWYLILMNDPSVHLSIICSELLGAVGLY, via the exons ATGGAGACAGTGTATCCTTTACTTGTACAGAGACAGTGTATCCTTTACTTGTACGGAGACAGTGTATCCTTTACTTGTACAGAGACAGTGTATCCTTTACTTGTACGGAGACAGTGTATTCTTTACTTGTATGGAGGGAGTGTATCCTTTACTTGTACGGAGACAGTGTATTCTTTACTTGTACGGAGACAGTGTATCCTTCACTTGTATGGAGGGAGTGTATCCTTTACTTGTATGGAGACATTGTATCCTTCACTTGTATGGAGGGAGTGTATCCTTTACTTGTATGGAGACAGTGTATCCTTTACTTGTACGGAGACAGTGTATCCTTTACTTGTATGGAGGGAGTGTATCCTTTACTTGTATGGAGACAGTGTATCCTTCACTTGTATGGAGGGAGTGTATCCTTTACTTGTATGGAGACAGTGTATCCTTTACTTGTACGGAGACAGTGTATCCTTTACTTGTACGGAGACAGTGTATCCTTTACTTGTATGGAGACAGTGTATCCTTTACTTGTACGGAGACAGTGTATCCTTTACTTGTATGGAGACAGTGTATCCTTTACTTGTATGGAGGGAGTGTATCCTTTACTTGTATGGAGGGATGTATCCTTTACTTGTACGGAGACAGTGTATCCTTTACTTGTATGGAGACAGTGTATCCTTTACTTGTATGGAGGGAGTGTATCCTTTACTTGTACGGAGACAGTGTATCCTTTACTTGTATGGAGGGAGTGTATCCTTTACTTGTATAATGGAGACAGTGTATCCTTTactggtacagagacagtgtATCCTTTACTTGTACGGAGACAGTGTATCCTTTactggtacagagacagtgtATCCTTTACTTGTACGGAGCAGTGTATCCTTTACTTGTACGGAGGCAGTGTATCCTTTACTTGTACGGAG AGTAAAAATCAGACATCTCTTCCATCC ATCATACAAAAGTTCTGACTTCATTAATTGGTATTTGATATTGATGAATGATCCATCAgtacatttatctatcatatGTAGTGAGCTGTTAGGAGCTGTTGGGTTATACTAA
- the LOC117328349 gene encoding high-affinity choline transporter 1-like: protein MAVHVAGLVSVIVFYLLILLVGLWAARKSKRSGQEEDSENVMLAGRNIGVVVGVFTMTATWVGGGFINGTAEVIYTDGFVWCQAPFGYALSLVFGGYFFAERMRSQGYVTMLDPFQQKYGERMGGLLYIPALLGEVFWSAAILGALGATLSVIIDLDIKTSIIVSACVATFYTLFGGLYSVAYTDVVQLFCIFIGLWLSIPFAMTHEAVGDITLNATTNWIHELDPKYSGYYIDSFLLLIFGGIPWQVYFQRVLSAKSASNAQMLSYVAAVGCIVMSIPSVLIGAVATVTDWNATDYAIVDHRPVPIPAEDIKLILPMVLQYLSPTWVSFFGLGAVSAAVMSSADSSILSASAMFARNIYKLIFRQQASESEILWVMRIAIFGVGALATAMAITVQSIYDLWYLCSDLVYVVLFPQLCCVIYLRGTNTYGSLAGFITAFFFRLAGGEKSMYIPTLIKFPFYDEVDKIQLFPFKTLCMLLSFIVLVVVSYSLKYLFEAGILHRKYDVFMCIINTPEETIALKDQGPCELTAITPTKEPNGKINPALKISQEDLLAAETAYLRERKSQNSPEHANNYLAPQWK from the exons ATGGCTGTACATGTGGCTGGTCTGGTTTCTGTAATAGTGTTTTACCTTCTCATCCTGCTGGTGGGTCTATGGGCAGCGAGAAAGTCGAAGCGTTCTGGACAGGAAGAGGACAGCGAGAATGTGATGCTAGCGGGAAGGAACATTGGCGTGGTGGTCGGAGTGTTTACTATGACAG CAACATGGGTAGGAGGTGGTTTTATAAATGGGACAGCAGAGGTCATCTACACTGATGGATTTGTCTGGTGCCAAGCTCCCTTCGGCTATGCTTTAAGTCTCGTATTTG GAGGGTATTTTTTTGCCGAGAGAATGCGATCTCAAGGTTATGTCACCATGTTGGACCCATTCCAACAAAAGTATGGCGAGAGAATGGGAGGATTGCTGTATATACCCGCACTCCTTGGGGAGGTGTTTTGGTCGGCAGCAATCTTAGGTGCTCTAG GTGCTACTCTGTCAGTGATTATAGACCTTGACATCAAGACGTCCATCATAGTGTCTGCTTGTGTAGCCACTTTCTACACCTTATTTGGGGGCCTGTACTCAGTAGCCTACACTGATGTTGTACAGCTCTTTTGTATCTTTATTGGTCTG tGGCTGAGCATACCATTTGCAATGACTCATGAAGCAGTAGGAGATATCACCTTAAATGCCACCACTAATTGGATACATGAACTCGATCCAAAGTATTCTGGATACTACATAGACAGCTTTCTCCTCCTCATCTTTGGAGGAATACCCTGGCAG gtTTATTTTCAGAGAGTATTGTCAGCCAAGTCTGCTTCCAATGCCCAGATGTTATCGTACGTGGCAGCTGTTGGTTGTATTGTTATGTCTATCCCGTCTGTCCTCATTGGTGCTGTAGCAACTGTCACAG ATTGGAATGCCACCGACTATGCCATCGTAGATCATCGGCCTGTCCCAATCCCGGCAGAAGATATAAAGCTGATCCTTCCCATGGTCCTTCAGTACCTCAGTCCCACCTGGGTGTCCTTCTTTGGCCTCGGAGCAGTGTCAGCAGCAGTCATGTCCTCGGCAGACTCCTCTATCTTATCTGCAAGTGCAATGTTTGCTAGGAACATATACAAATTGATATTCAGACAACAG GCTTCTGAGTCGGAGATCCTCTGGGTAATGCGGATTGCCATATTTGGAGTGGGTGCCCTTGCTACGGCCATGGCTATAACTGTACAATCTATCTATGATCTATGGTACCTGTGTTCAGACTTAGTGTATGTGGTGCTCTTCCCCCAGCTTTGTTGTGTTATTTACTTGCGGGGCACAAACACCTATGGCTCTCTGGCTGGCTTCATCACTGCATTCTTCTTCAGGCTGGCCGGTGGGGAGAAGTCTATGTATATACCTACCCTGATAAAGTTTCCATTTTATGATGAGGTTGATAAGATacagttatttccctttaaaacTTTGTGTATGCTCCTGTCGTTTATAGTACTGGTAGTAGTGTCATACTCCCTTAAGTACCTATTTGAAGCAGGGATATTACATAGGAagtatgatgtatttatgtGCATCATAAACACACCAGAAGAGACGATAGCATTAAAGGACCAAGGACCATGTGAGTTGACAGCCATCACCCCTACTAAAGAACCCAATGGAAAGATCAATCCTGCACTGAAAATATCTCAAGAGGATTTGCTTGCAGCAGAAACAGCATATCTCAGGGAGAGAAAATCCCAGAATTCCCCGGAACATGCAAACAATTACCTGGCTCCTCAATGGAAATGA
- the LOC117328356 gene encoding uncharacterized protein LOC117328356 isoform X2: METVYPLLVQRQCILYLYGDSVSFTCTETVYPLLVRRQCILYLYGGSVSFTCTETVYSLLVRRQCILHLYGGSVSFTCMETLYPSLVWRECILYLYGDSVSFTCTETVYPLLVWRECILYLYGDSVSFTCMEGVYPLLVWRQCILYLYGDSVSFTCTETVYPLLVWRQCILYLYGDSVSFTCMETVYPLLVWRECILYLYGGMYPLLVRRQCILYLYGDSVSFTCMEGVYPLLVRRQCILYLYGGSVSFTCIMETVYPLLVQRQCILYLYGDSVSFTGTETVYPLLVRSSVSFTCTEAVYPLLVRRQCILYLYRENCSKNSKNQTSLPSIIQKF; encoded by the exons ATGGAGACAGTGTATCCTTTACTTGTACAGAGACAGTGTATCCTTTACTTGTACGGAGACAGTGTATCCTTTACTTGTACAGAGACAGTGTATCCTTTACTTGTACGGAGACAGTGTATTCTTTACTTGTATGGAGGGAGTGTATCCTTTACTTGTACGGAGACAGTGTATTCTTTACTTGTACGGAGACAGTGTATCCTTCACTTGTATGGAGGGAGTGTATCCTTTACTTGTATGGAGACATTGTATCCTTCACTTGTATGGAGGGAGTGTATCCTTTACTTGTATGGAGACAGTGTATCCTTTACTTGTACGGAGACAGTGTATCCTTTACTTGTATGGAGGGAGTGTATCCTTTACTTGTATGGAGACAGTGTATCCTTCACTTGTATGGAGGGAGTGTATCCTTTACTTGTATGGAGACAGTGTATCCTTTACTTGTACGGAGACAGTGTATCCTTTACTTGTACGGAGACAGTGTATCCTTTACTTGTATGGAGACAGTGTATCCTTTACTTGTACGGAGACAGTGTATCCTTTACTTGTATGGAGACAGTGTATCCTTTACTTGTATGGAGGGAGTGTATCCTTTACTTGTATGGAGGGATGTATCCTTTACTTGTACGGAGACAGTGTATCCTTTACTTGTATGGAGACAGTGTATCCTTTACTTGTATGGAGGGAGTGTATCCTTTACTTGTACGGAGACAGTGTATCCTTTACTTGTATGGAGGGAGTGTATCCTTTACTTGTATAATGGAGACAGTGTATCCTTTactggtacagagacagtgtATCCTTTACTTGTACGGAGACAGTGTATCCTTTactggtacagagacagtgtATCCTTTACTTGTACGGAGCAGTGTATCCTTTACTTGTACGGAGGCAGTGTATCCTTTACTTGTACGGAGGCAGTGTATCCTTTACTTGTACAGAGAGAACTGTAGCAAAAATAGTAAAAATCAGACATCTCTTCCATCC ATCATACAAAAGTTCTGA
- the LOC117328356 gene encoding uncharacterized protein LOC117328356 isoform X3 has translation METVYPLLVQRQCILYLYGDSVSFTCTETVYPLLVRRQCILYLYGGSVSFTCTETVYSLLVRRQCILHLYGGSVSFTCMETLYPSLVWRECILYLYGDSVSFTCTETVYPLLVWRECILYLYGDSVSFTCMEGVYPLLVWRQCILYLYGDSVSFTCTETVYPLLVWRQCILYLYGDSVSFTCMETVYPLLVWRECILYLYGGMYPLLVRRQCILYLYGDSVSFTCMEGVYPLLVRRQCILYLYGGSVSFTCIMETVYPLLVQRQCILYLYGDSVSFTGTETVYPLLVRSSVSFTCTEAVYPLLVRRVKIRHLFHPSLIKSCALL, from the exons ATGGAGACAGTGTATCCTTTACTTGTACAGAGACAGTGTATCCTTTACTTGTACGGAGACAGTGTATCCTTTACTTGTACAGAGACAGTGTATCCTTTACTTGTACGGAGACAGTGTATTCTTTACTTGTATGGAGGGAGTGTATCCTTTACTTGTACGGAGACAGTGTATTCTTTACTTGTACGGAGACAGTGTATCCTTCACTTGTATGGAGGGAGTGTATCCTTTACTTGTATGGAGACATTGTATCCTTCACTTGTATGGAGGGAGTGTATCCTTTACTTGTATGGAGACAGTGTATCCTTTACTTGTACGGAGACAGTGTATCCTTTACTTGTATGGAGGGAGTGTATCCTTTACTTGTATGGAGACAGTGTATCCTTCACTTGTATGGAGGGAGTGTATCCTTTACTTGTATGGAGACAGTGTATCCTTTACTTGTACGGAGACAGTGTATCCTTTACTTGTACGGAGACAGTGTATCCTTTACTTGTATGGAGACAGTGTATCCTTTACTTGTACGGAGACAGTGTATCCTTTACTTGTATGGAGACAGTGTATCCTTTACTTGTATGGAGGGAGTGTATCCTTTACTTGTATGGAGGGATGTATCCTTTACTTGTACGGAGACAGTGTATCCTTTACTTGTATGGAGACAGTGTATCCTTTACTTGTATGGAGGGAGTGTATCCTTTACTTGTACGGAGACAGTGTATCCTTTACTTGTATGGAGGGAGTGTATCCTTTACTTGTATAATGGAGACAGTGTATCCTTTactggtacagagacagtgtATCCTTTACTTGTACGGAGACAGTGTATCCTTTactggtacagagacagtgtATCCTTTACTTGTACGGAGCAGTGTATCCTTTACTTGTACGGAGGCAGTGTATCCTTTACTTGTACGGAG AGTAAAAATCAGACATCTCTTCCATCCATCCCTGATAAAGTCTTGTGCCCTCTTATGA